In Bacteroidota bacterium, a single window of DNA contains:
- a CDS encoding four helix bundle protein, which yields MERMYRGFKDLRVYQASYSLAMEMYFETKKFPSEERFSLTDQIRRSTRSIPANLAEGWKKRRYRKSFISKVIDCLGEAGEVEVWLDFARDCGYLDSGRHRHFFQGYEEVSKMLYGMIQNEAKFTF from the coding sequence ATGGAAAGGATGTATCGGGGTTTTAAGGATCTCAGAGTATATCAGGCGTCTTACTCTTTGGCTATGGAAATGTATTTTGAGACAAAGAAATTTCCATCCGAAGAGAGATTTTCTTTGACGGATCAAATCCGGCGCTCTACACGGTCAATACCCGCAAATTTGGCTGAAGGGTGGAAAAAGCGGCGGTATCGAAAGTCGTTTATCAGTAAAGTGATAGATTGTCTGGGAGAGGCCGGAGAAGTCGAAGTGTGGTTAGATTTTGCAAGAGATTGCGGCTATCTCGATAGCGGTCGTCATCGCCATTTTTTTCAAGGGTATGAAGAAGTTAGCAAAATGCTCTACGGCATGATTCAA
- a CDS encoding UDP-glucose/GDP-mannose dehydrogenase family protein yields MEISIIGTGYVGLVQGACFADTGNSVLCMDIDEKKIAGLKKGTIPIYEPGLEEMVRRNTQEERLEFTTSLKAAIDHGEVIFLCLPTPQSEDGSADLSRVLAVAEQIASHATGYKILVSKSTVPVGTVDRIRQIMRKKGKTEIDVVSSPEFLKEGSALEDSLRPNRIVIGSRSKRAIAVLTDIYTPFMRTGNPIMVMDERSAEMTKYAANSFLATKISFMNELANLCEKTGADIDWVRKGIGSDPRIGQQFLFAGVGYGGSCFPKDVKALIKTAQEHEYEFKVLRAVDEVNERQKRLIVKKMMKHFNNQLHQKVITVWGLSFKPQTDDIREAPALVVIASLLEAGAKVRAHDPIANGRVKPLFEGRVEFFDNNYDALKGAEALAVITEWNEFRRPDFDRIKSLMKRPVIFDGRNIYDPKLMREKGFVYFGIGRNGE; encoded by the coding sequence ATGGAAATTTCTATTATTGGTACGGGGTACGTTGGATTGGTCCAGGGCGCCTGTTTTGCAGATACGGGCAACTCGGTACTCTGCATGGACATCGATGAAAAGAAGATCGCCGGACTGAAGAAGGGGACGATCCCGATCTACGAACCCGGGCTTGAAGAAATGGTCCGGCGCAATACGCAGGAAGAACGTCTTGAATTTACGACATCGCTGAAGGCGGCGATCGACCACGGTGAAGTGATCTTCCTCTGCCTGCCGACTCCGCAATCGGAGGACGGTTCGGCAGACCTGTCGCGCGTTCTCGCGGTGGCCGAGCAGATCGCCTCGCATGCGACAGGGTACAAGATCCTTGTCAGCAAAAGCACCGTTCCCGTCGGGACGGTCGACAGGATCCGGCAGATCATGCGAAAGAAAGGAAAGACGGAGATCGACGTCGTCTCCAGCCCGGAGTTCCTGAAAGAGGGTTCGGCGCTCGAAGATTCCCTGCGCCCGAACCGGATCGTGATCGGCTCGCGCAGCAAGCGGGCGATCGCCGTTTTGACGGACATCTATACGCCGTTCATGCGGACGGGCAACCCGATCATGGTGATGGACGAGCGAAGCGCCGAGATGACCAAGTATGCAGCGAACTCGTTCCTCGCAACAAAAATCTCTTTCATGAACGAGCTCGCCAACCTGTGCGAAAAAACGGGAGCGGATATCGACTGGGTGAGAAAGGGGATCGGGTCCGATCCCCGCATCGGGCAACAATTCCTTTTTGCCGGCGTAGGATACGGCGGGTCGTGTTTTCCGAAGGACGTGAAGGCGCTGATCAAGACCGCACAGGAACACGAGTATGAGTTCAAAGTTCTTCGCGCCGTCGACGAAGTGAACGAACGTCAAAAGCGCCTGATCGTCAAAAAGATGATGAAGCATTTCAACAACCAATTGCACCAGAAAGTCATCACCGTATGGGGGCTGTCGTTCAAACCTCAGACTGACGACATCCGGGAGGCGCCGGCGCTTGTTGTTATCGCCAGCCTGCTTGAAGCGGGGGCGAAAGTCCGCGCACACGACCCCATCGCCAATGGCAGGGTCAAACCTCTGTTCGAGGGAAGGGTCGAATTTTTCGACAACAACTACGATGCGCTGAAAGGGGCCGAAGCGCTTGCCGTCATCACGGAATGGAACGAGTTCCGCCGTCCCGATTTCGACAGGATCAAATCCCTCATGAAACGTCCGGTCATCTTCGACGGAAGAAACATCTACGACCCGAAATTGATGAGGGAAAAAGGATTCGTGTATTTCGGGATCGGGAGGAATGGGGAGTGA